The sequence TGGCAGGGCCAGAGAATACTTTAAATTCAACATCTTTCACTAAGTCTGCGACATCAACCAACTCTAACGGGTTACGTAGATCCGGTTTATCTGAACCAAAGCGACGAATCGCTTCTGCAAAGCTCATTACAGGAAACTCACCAAGATCAACGTTAAGCAACTCAAGCCACATTTCTCGAATCATCTTTTCTGTCACTTCACGTACTTGGTCCGCTGTCATGAAAGATGTTTCGATATCTATTTGAGTAAACTCTGGTTGACGATCAGCACGTAAGTCTTCATCACGGAAACATTTTACGATCTGATAATAGCGGTCAAAACCAGACATCATCAAAAGCTGTTTGAATAGCTGAGGTGACTGCGGTAACGCGTAAAAACTGCCTTTATGCACACGGCTTGGAACCAAATAGTCTCTCGCACCCTCTGGTGTTGCTTTCGTAAGAACAGGTGTTTCGATATCAAGGAAGTCATTGCTGTCTAAGAAACGACGAACAAAGCTTGATGCCTTTGCACGTAATTTAATATTGTTACTCATTTCTGAACGGCGCAAATCAAGATAGCGGTATTTAAGGCGCTGCTCTTCGGAGTTATTCTGTTTAGAATCAAGTGGTAGCGCATCAGAGCGGTTGATTATCTCTAGTGCTGTGGCAAGTACTTCTACCTCGCCTGTCGCCATATCTTTGTTAATTTGGCTATCTGGACGAGCACGAACCTCGCCTGTAAACTTGATACAAAACTCGTTTCTTAGTTGGTTAGCAACTTCAAATACGTCTTTCATATCTGGGTCGACTACTACCTGAACAATCCCTTCACGATCTCGCATATCAACAAAGATAAGACCGCCTAAATCGCGGCGACGGTTAACCCATCCGCAAAGTTCTACAGTTTGTCCCACTAGGGACTTGTTCAGTTGACCACAATACTGGGTACGCATAATGAAATTCCCAAACTCTTAATTAGTTATTAAATTTTTGACAGCTCATGCTGTCAGTTCAAACCCACATTTATACCTGCAAAGCGCTTGAAAATCGACCTTTGTAGGGACTTTTTCTTGCAATTGACACTTAGTTAGAACCAACAGACGATAAAAACAGCAATTTTGGAGAGCTAAAGCCTTTTGAGACCAATAATAATGAATGGTGACACCACTGCTTTTTTCTCTTAAAATACGCCCCCCAGTTTTGTAGGTCTATTAGCAGGCAGATATGAGCAATAAAGATAATATCTTCTCATCTCCTATCGATAATATCGGTAACTTTAGTTTTGATGAAAATGTCGTTGAAGTTTTTCCTGATATGATTCAACGATCGGTACCAGGCTACAGCAATATAGTGTCTGCCATTGGTATGCTTGCAGAGCGCTTCGTAAAGCCAAATAGCGTTATATACGACCTAGGCTGTTCACTTGGCGCTTCTACGCTATCTATTCGAAGAAATATTCAGCAAGAAGGCTGTAAGATTATCTCGGTAGACAATTCAAAAGCAATGGTTGAGCGATGCAAATTACACGTGAATGCCTATCGTTCTGATACACCTGTTGAAGTGCTTGAAGCCGATATACGAGATATAGCGATAAAAGACGCTAGCATGGTTGTTTTAAACTTTACTTTGCAATTTCTATCTCCGGATGATCGCCAAAACCTTCTAGAGAAAATCTATGCTGGCTTGCGTCCTGGTGGAATCTTGATACTCTCCGAAAAGTATGTGTTTGAAGACCAAAATGCCAACGATTTGCTCATAGATTTACATCACGACTTTAAGAGAGCGAATGGCTACAGCGAGCTAGAGGTCAGTCAAAAACGCAGTGCCATTGAGAATGTGTTGATTCCAGACTCAATACCAAAGCATAAAGAAAGACTACAGCAAATCGGATTTTCAACTGTGGAAGTCTGGTTCCAATGCTTCAATTTTGGGTCTATGTTTGCCATCAAGTAATTTGAAGACGTCAGCCTAAACTTAATTCATCCATTATAAGATCACTCAAACCATGTTCAATTTTGCTAATTTTTACAAACTTATTGCCCAAGATGCGGATTTACAACCTTGGCTAAATATTCTTCCACAGCAGTTAACTGACTGGCAAAATGCGGAACATGGCGATTTTGAGCGCTGGCTTAAGGCTCTAAAGAAAATCCCTGAAGGAACACCTGACAATATCGACCTAAAGACCTCTGTTTCTTTATCTAATGAACAGCCAATTTCCGATGGTGAAAGAAAGAAGCTAGACAACTTATTGCGCACTTTTCACCCTTGGCGAAAAGGCCCTTACACGGCTCATAATATTCATATAGATACCGAGTGGCGTTCAGATTGGAAATGGGATCGCGTGTTGCCACATATTTCTCCTCTTAAACATCGCTCAGTGTTAGATGTCGGATGTGGTAATGGGTATCATATGTGGCGCATGCTAGGTGAAGGAGCGCGCTTATGTGTTGGTGTTGACCCCTCTCATCTATTTCTAGTCCAATTTGAAGCGATAAGAAAATTAATGGGCAACGACCAACGTGTTCATTTACTTCCACTGGGCATCGAACAGTTACCGGAACTTAAAGCATTCGACACGGTATTTAGCATGGGCGTGTTGTACCACCGCCGATCACCTCTTGATCATATTCTTCAATTAAAAAATCAACTTGTCGCTGGTGGTGAGCTAGTTCTAGAAACGTTGGTTATTGATGGTGACGAGAATGCCGTTTTAGTACCAACAGACCGTTATGCTCAAATGCGTAATGTCTATTTCTTCCCGTCTGCGAAGGCACTCAAAAAGTGGTTAGAAAAATGTGGTTTCGAAGATGTTCGCATCGTAGATGAGAATGTCACTACAACAGGTGAACAAAGAACAACAGATTGGATGAAGCACAACTCTTTACCGGATTATTTGGACCCAAAAGACCCAACGAAAACGGTTGAAGGTTATCCTGCGCCTAGACGAGCCATTTTAATCGCCAAAAACGCCACACAGTCATAACGACCATCTATTAATCCTGCGTGACA is a genomic window of Vibrio algarum containing:
- the aspS gene encoding aspartate--tRNA ligase, producing MRTQYCGQLNKSLVGQTVELCGWVNRRRDLGGLIFVDMRDREGIVQVVVDPDMKDVFEVANQLRNEFCIKFTGEVRARPDSQINKDMATGEVEVLATALEIINRSDALPLDSKQNNSEEQRLKYRYLDLRRSEMSNNIKLRAKASSFVRRFLDSNDFLDIETPVLTKATPEGARDYLVPSRVHKGSFYALPQSPQLFKQLLMMSGFDRYYQIVKCFRDEDLRADRQPEFTQIDIETSFMTADQVREVTEKMIREMWLELLNVDLGEFPVMSFAEAIRRFGSDKPDLRNPLELVDVADLVKDVEFKVFSGPANDEKGRVAVLCVPGGAKLSRKQIDEYGKFVSIYGAKGLAWMKVNDKAAGLEGIQSPVAKFLSEDVISGILERTGADSGDIILFGADKANVVSEALGALRLKVGNDLELSDTKAWTPLWVVDFPMFEEDGEGNLHAMHHPFTSPLGVTAKELKENPAAANSNAYDMVINGYEVGGGSVRIHNAEMQETVFEILGIEEKEQQLKFGFLLEALKYGTPPHAGLAFGLDRLAMLLCGTENIRDVIAFPKTTAAACLLTDAPSLANPASLEELAIAVKKAEDKEA
- the cmoA gene encoding carboxy-S-adenosyl-L-methionine synthase CmoA; this translates as MSNKDNIFSSPIDNIGNFSFDENVVEVFPDMIQRSVPGYSNIVSAIGMLAERFVKPNSVIYDLGCSLGASTLSIRRNIQQEGCKIISVDNSKAMVERCKLHVNAYRSDTPVEVLEADIRDIAIKDASMVVLNFTLQFLSPDDRQNLLEKIYAGLRPGGILILSEKYVFEDQNANDLLIDLHHDFKRANGYSELEVSQKRSAIENVLIPDSIPKHKERLQQIGFSTVEVWFQCFNFGSMFAIK
- the cmoB gene encoding tRNA 5-methoxyuridine(34)/uridine 5-oxyacetic acid(34) synthase CmoB, producing MFNFANFYKLIAQDADLQPWLNILPQQLTDWQNAEHGDFERWLKALKKIPEGTPDNIDLKTSVSLSNEQPISDGERKKLDNLLRTFHPWRKGPYTAHNIHIDTEWRSDWKWDRVLPHISPLKHRSVLDVGCGNGYHMWRMLGEGARLCVGVDPSHLFLVQFEAIRKLMGNDQRVHLLPLGIEQLPELKAFDTVFSMGVLYHRRSPLDHILQLKNQLVAGGELVLETLVIDGDENAVLVPTDRYAQMRNVYFFPSAKALKKWLEKCGFEDVRIVDENVTTTGEQRTTDWMKHNSLPDYLDPKDPTKTVEGYPAPRRAILIAKNATQS